From the Natrarchaeobaculum aegyptiacum genome, one window contains:
- a CDS encoding ion transporter yields the protein MSTSPRRTTFFLLSPDRGGQAGKVVDWLIMALIFVNVAAVMLETVDSVAREYRTVLFWLEVGSVALFTVEYLGRIWSAVEHPDYSGPISGRIRFASRPLLIVDLLAVLPFYLVAFGLGGDLRVLRALRFLKLIRYSRSLSVFVRILEQKKTDLVVVTVVDAVLLVVASNLVYLVEHQAQPETFSSIPQTLWWGVVTLTTVGYGDMHPVTPAGQLLGGLTAVLGIGLFALPASLIASGFLEESRQRACPRCGHRPGDDLGDDTTSARFENPRQGRR from the coding sequence ATGTCTACTTCACCGCGACGAACGACGTTCTTCCTCCTGTCACCCGATCGTGGCGGTCAGGCAGGGAAAGTCGTCGACTGGCTGATCATGGCCCTTATCTTCGTAAATGTCGCTGCCGTGATGCTCGAGACGGTCGATTCAGTCGCCCGTGAGTACCGGACGGTTCTCTTCTGGCTCGAGGTCGGCAGTGTAGCCCTCTTCACCGTCGAGTATCTCGGTCGAATCTGGAGTGCCGTCGAGCATCCCGACTACTCCGGGCCTATCTCCGGCCGCATCCGGTTCGCGTCTCGACCGTTACTGATCGTCGATCTGCTCGCGGTCCTGCCGTTTTACCTGGTGGCCTTCGGCCTCGGTGGCGACCTGCGAGTGCTCCGTGCACTTCGATTCCTCAAACTTATCCGGTACTCTCGGTCACTCTCAGTTTTCGTTCGTATCCTCGAGCAGAAGAAAACCGATCTGGTGGTCGTCACCGTTGTCGACGCCGTACTTCTCGTCGTGGCGTCCAATCTCGTCTATCTGGTCGAACACCAGGCCCAGCCGGAGACGTTTTCCTCGATTCCCCAGACACTCTGGTGGGGCGTCGTCACGCTCACGACGGTCGGATACGGTGACATGCATCCCGTGACGCCGGCTGGCCAGCTACTCGGTGGTCTCACGGCCGTCCTCGGCATCGGGTTGTTCGCACTTCCAGCGTCGCTCATCGCCTCCGGCTTCCTCGAGGAATCACGACAGAGAGCGTGTCCTCGATGTGGTCATCGGCCCGGAGATGACCTGGGCGATGACACGACCAGCGCCCGTTTCGAGAACCCGCGACAGGGTCGACGATAG
- a CDS encoding heme o synthase: MASEFPRPIGTRRRFSGLLAATAVGVYLLLIAGATTSLTDAASACTTWPTCHAPVDPLDQTQLVIAWTHRLAAVIVGALVAATAIVSVLGDVSRRVRWTILVGTALYIVQVGVGAATATLGPSAITPGLHLSLGIAVFGAIVLALAWDLELATGTDDDALEAADPEPIDEPEPATGRALPQGGIARARLTAYAYFKMMKPRLMWLLCLVAAAGMALAAGPALDVPTIVATLGGGVLAIGASGTFNHVLERDVDQKMSRTADRPLAVDLIPVRNALVFGGLLTVASLAVFLTINALAAALGLAAILFYSVVYTLLLKPNTVQNTVIGGAAGALPALIGWAAVTNEIGLPALALAGVIFLWTPAHFYNLALAYKDDYARGGFPMMPVVRGETETRKHIVYYIAATLVGTVVLAWLTDLGALYAATVAVFGGIFLWTAIVLHFEQTERAAFRSFHASNAFLGAILVVIVVDALAL; encoded by the coding sequence GTGGCATCCGAGTTCCCCAGGCCGATCGGCACCCGCCGGCGTTTTTCCGGACTGCTGGCAGCGACGGCCGTCGGCGTCTACCTGCTGTTGATCGCCGGCGCGACCACCTCGCTCACCGACGCCGCCTCGGCGTGTACCACCTGGCCGACCTGTCACGCACCCGTCGATCCGCTCGACCAGACCCAGCTCGTCATCGCGTGGACCCACCGGCTCGCAGCTGTCATCGTCGGTGCACTCGTCGCCGCGACTGCTATCGTATCAGTCCTCGGGGACGTCTCGCGGCGCGTCCGGTGGACGATCCTCGTCGGGACCGCACTCTACATCGTTCAGGTCGGAGTCGGCGCTGCGACCGCGACCCTCGGTCCGTCTGCGATCACGCCGGGGCTCCACCTCTCCCTCGGCATCGCCGTTTTCGGTGCCATCGTCCTCGCACTCGCATGGGATCTGGAACTCGCGACCGGCACCGACGACGACGCCCTCGAGGCGGCCGATCCCGAACCGATTGATGAACCCGAACCAGCTACCGGACGGGCTCTCCCGCAGGGTGGGATCGCTCGCGCCCGGCTCACCGCCTACGCGTACTTCAAGATGATGAAGCCGCGGCTGATGTGGCTGCTCTGTCTCGTCGCCGCCGCAGGGATGGCACTCGCCGCCGGACCGGCACTCGACGTTCCGACGATCGTCGCCACGCTCGGCGGGGGCGTCCTCGCCATCGGCGCCTCGGGAACGTTCAACCACGTCCTGGAGCGCGACGTCGACCAGAAGATGTCGCGAACGGCAGACCGACCGCTCGCGGTGGACCTGATCCCGGTCCGGAACGCACTCGTCTTCGGCGGCCTGCTGACCGTCGCTTCGCTGGCCGTCTTCCTGACGATCAACGCACTCGCCGCAGCACTCGGGCTGGCCGCGATCCTCTTTTACAGCGTCGTCTACACGCTGTTGCTCAAGCCGAACACGGTCCAGAACACCGTCATCGGCGGTGCGGCAGGCGCGCTCCCCGCGCTGATCGGCTGGGCCGCCGTCACCAACGAGATCGGCCTCCCAGCGCTCGCGCTCGCGGGCGTGATCTTCCTCTGGACGCCGGCGCACTTCTACAACCTCGCGCTGGCGTACAAAGACGACTACGCCCGCGGGGGCTTCCCGATGATGCCCGTCGTCCGCGGCGAGACCGAGACTCGCAAACACATCGTCTACTACATCGCCGCGACGCTGGTCGGCACTGTCGTCCTCGCGTGGCTCACCGATCTCGGTGCGCTGTACGCCGCGACCGTCGCAGTGTTCGGGGGTATCTTCCTCTGGACGGCCATCGTCCTTCACTTCGAGCAAACCGAGCGCGCAGCGTTCCGGTCGTTCCACGCCTCGAACGCGTTCCTCGGGGCCATCCTCGTCGTGATCGTCGTCGACGCGCTGGCACTTTGA
- a CDS encoding HD domain-containing protein, with translation MGVEIKESRVTDAEFEEMKAFVYEYLAASVEKEGEGGRMRWYPWHSAEYRFNHILNVVELAEEIARKEGADVDITRVAALFHDVAKLETDQELHAEAGARVAREYLEARADYPESFIAQVCRAIEHHSYQGDLTDLALETQCLIEADLLDKVGANGTTLMLLRMGYEARTHMEVDEMVDRVLERGYDAASRVQSDTAEGIAHQRLKRVKWFGEWLEDEIAGL, from the coding sequence GTGGGCGTCGAGATAAAAGAGAGCAGGGTGACCGACGCCGAGTTCGAGGAAATGAAGGCGTTCGTCTACGAGTACCTCGCTGCCAGCGTCGAGAAAGAAGGCGAGGGCGGCCGGATGCGCTGGTATCCGTGGCACTCCGCGGAGTACCGGTTCAACCACATCCTCAACGTCGTCGAACTCGCCGAGGAAATCGCACGCAAGGAGGGTGCAGACGTCGACATCACCCGCGTCGCCGCGCTCTTTCACGACGTCGCCAAACTCGAGACCGACCAGGAACTCCACGCCGAAGCTGGCGCTCGCGTCGCCCGCGAGTACCTCGAGGCCCGTGCGGATTACCCGGAGTCGTTCATCGCACAGGTGTGTCGGGCCATCGAACATCACTCCTACCAGGGAGACCTGACCGACCTCGCACTCGAGACCCAGTGTCTCATCGAGGCGGACCTCCTCGACAAGGTGGGCGCCAACGGGACGACGCTAATGCTCTTGCGGATGGGCTACGAGGCACGAACCCACATGGAAGTCGACGAGATGGTCGACCGCGTACTCGAGCGCGGGTACGACGCCGCCTCGCGGGTCCAGAGTGACACCGCCGAGGGAATCGCTCACCAGCGGCTCAAACGTGTAAAGTGGTTCGGTGAGTGGCTCGAAGACGAAATCGCTGGCCTCTGA
- a CDS encoding aldo/keto reductase — protein MEYTTLGNTGTTVSRLCFGTWRFGKRHGETVETTRDEAHELLDACYDQGINFIDTANVYGDPDGTSEEWIGEWLTDYDREDFVIASKVYFPFDGWGDPRPNDSGLGRKHVRAQIEGTLERLGTDYIDLYYIHRWDDETPIEETLSVLSDLVREGKVNHLGASTMAAWKLTKALWTSDVDGLERFDVTQPMVNAAHYDAVGDYLDVCADQDLAVCPYSPLAGGFLTGKYDRTDDGRVEGPDGSRATLSERFDDYYATDRAWRVLEVVEEVADEVDATPAQVSLRWLMDQDRFTCVPIVGARDPDQLAENVGAVELSLNDEQFGRIDAARTND, from the coding sequence ATGGAGTACACGACGCTCGGAAATACGGGTACGACCGTCTCGAGACTCTGTTTCGGCACGTGGCGCTTCGGCAAGCGACACGGCGAGACCGTCGAGACGACCCGCGATGAAGCCCACGAATTGCTCGACGCCTGCTACGACCAGGGCATCAACTTCATCGACACGGCGAACGTCTACGGCGACCCCGACGGGACGAGCGAGGAGTGGATCGGCGAGTGGCTCACCGACTACGATCGCGAGGATTTCGTCATCGCCTCGAAGGTCTACTTCCCGTTCGACGGCTGGGGAGATCCCCGGCCGAACGACTCCGGCCTCGGTCGCAAGCACGTTCGGGCCCAGATCGAGGGCACCCTCGAGCGGCTGGGAACCGACTACATCGATCTGTACTACATCCACCGCTGGGACGACGAGACACCTATCGAGGAGACCCTCTCGGTGCTTTCCGACCTCGTCCGTGAAGGCAAAGTCAACCACCTCGGGGCGAGCACGATGGCCGCCTGGAAACTCACGAAGGCGCTGTGGACCAGCGACGTCGACGGACTCGAGCGCTTCGACGTCACCCAGCCAATGGTCAACGCGGCCCACTACGACGCCGTCGGCGACTACCTCGACGTCTGTGCCGATCAGGACCTCGCGGTCTGTCCGTACTCGCCGCTGGCCGGCGGCTTCCTCACCGGCAAGTACGATCGGACCGACGACGGCCGCGTCGAGGGGCCGGATGGCTCGAGAGCAACGCTGAGCGAGCGGTTCGACGACTACTACGCGACCGACCGGGCCTGGCGTGTCCTCGAGGTCGTCGAAGAGGTCGCCGACGAGGTCGACGCGACGCCGGCGCAGGTCTCCCTGCGCTGGCTGATGGATCAGGATCGGTTCACCTGCGTGCCGATCGTCGGTGCGCGTGATCCGGACCAGCTGGCAGAGAACGTCGGTGCGGTCGAGCTCTCGCTGAACGACGAGCAGTTCGGTCGTATCGACGCGGCTCGCACGAACGACTGA
- a CDS encoding cobalamin B12-binding domain-containing protein: MSSEQEGESIRCLVAKVGLDGHDRGAHVIARAFRDAGFEVIYSGLHKAPEEIVQATVQEDVDVLGISILSGAHDTLVPKIMDGLEEYGAAEDTLVLVGGVIPEEDRAELEDEGVAEIFGPGTSVEETIEFVRENAPER, translated from the coding sequence ATGAGCAGCGAACAGGAAGGGGAGTCGATCCGGTGTCTGGTCGCCAAAGTCGGTCTCGACGGTCACGACCGCGGAGCACACGTCATCGCACGCGCGTTCCGCGACGCCGGATTCGAAGTCATCTACTCCGGACTGCACAAAGCGCCCGAAGAGATCGTCCAGGCGACGGTCCAGGAAGACGTCGACGTACTGGGAATCTCTATCCTCTCGGGTGCCCACGACACGCTGGTTCCAAAGATCATGGACGGACTCGAGGAGTACGGCGCAGCCGAGGACACCCTCGTCCTCGTCGGGGGCGTCATTCCCGAGGAAGACCGCGCTGAACTCGAGGACGAGGGCGTCGCCGAGATTTTCGGCCCCGGTACTTCGGTGGAGGAGACGATCGAGTTCGTCCGCGAGAACGCCCCCGAGCGATGA
- a CDS encoding DUF7544 domain-containing protein: protein MYAADNLGDALRVTKRYLHALGVAGYLKLGLLILLIGGLGLLYQVFNIPAELAMQGVGDTDTLAIVAVVAASLLLVFLLLRYLAAILEFVYVESLRSEEMHLRRYVRANLKNGLLLLAFRIALWIVVGGLFVALVAAVVLGGDVGAPDDLTAGQLGALLLAGFVFGVVGWIVSVLTNAFVVPTMLHEGRGPISGWRRVAGSMGPNWTGLLAFLLVGFVLGAAIVFLYAGIYFAAFFFGIFLFAILLVLALAIHEALGIVVLVVLLLGYLLFEYAFSLLETPIRTYVRYYALLLLGDTDDSLDLIPEQRQAVRAPTGAATGGTGPQPGPAASGQPVGSGSPGFTTGAGEGSATGSGTDTGPTARSEEEPDDPDETAVWGDSPSWGSDASWDVAADGNDRSHPDDGDDSSDQEFDTDVPRTDPDDADTDTDDETDDWGPGR from the coding sequence ATGTACGCCGCCGATAATCTCGGTGATGCCCTCCGCGTCACCAAACGGTACCTCCACGCGCTAGGGGTTGCCGGATACCTGAAACTCGGTCTCCTGATCCTCCTCATCGGGGGTCTCGGTCTCCTGTACCAGGTGTTCAATATCCCCGCCGAACTCGCCATGCAGGGGGTAGGAGATACGGACACGCTCGCGATCGTCGCCGTCGTCGCCGCCTCCCTCCTCCTGGTTTTCCTCCTGCTCAGATACCTCGCGGCCATCCTCGAGTTCGTCTACGTCGAGTCGTTGCGGTCCGAGGAGATGCACCTCAGGCGGTACGTTCGAGCCAATCTGAAGAACGGCCTCCTGTTGCTGGCTTTCCGAATCGCACTCTGGATCGTCGTCGGTGGCCTCTTCGTAGCCCTCGTCGCCGCCGTCGTCCTCGGTGGGGACGTCGGCGCGCCCGACGACCTCACCGCCGGCCAGCTCGGTGCGCTCTTGCTCGCTGGCTTCGTTTTCGGTGTCGTCGGCTGGATCGTGAGCGTCCTGACGAACGCGTTCGTCGTCCCGACGATGCTCCACGAAGGTCGTGGACCCATAAGCGGGTGGCGACGAGTGGCCGGCTCGATGGGACCGAACTGGACCGGCCTGCTCGCGTTCTTGCTGGTCGGCTTCGTACTCGGGGCTGCCATCGTCTTCCTCTACGCCGGTATCTACTTCGCCGCGTTCTTCTTCGGCATCTTCCTGTTCGCGATCCTCCTCGTGCTCGCACTCGCGATCCACGAAGCGCTGGGGATCGTCGTCTTGGTCGTGCTCTTGCTCGGGTACCTCCTCTTCGAGTACGCCTTCTCGCTGCTCGAGACGCCGATCCGAACCTACGTTCGCTACTACGCACTCTTGCTGCTCGGCGATACGGACGATTCGCTCGACCTCATTCCCGAGCAGCGACAGGCGGTTCGCGCTCCGACGGGTGCAGCCACCGGCGGGACAGGACCCCAGCCGGGGCCGGCCGCGTCAGGTCAACCAGTCGGGTCCGGTAGCCCAGGATTCACGACGGGTGCAGGGGAAGGGTCAGCCACAGGTTCAGGAACCGACACAGGTCCGACGGCACGGTCGGAGGAGGAACCCGACGACCCCGACGAGACGGCCGTCTGGGGCGATTCACCCTCCTGGGGATCCGACGCTAGCTGGGACGTCGCAGCCGACGGAAACGATCGATCCCACCCAGACGACGGGGACGACTCGAGCGACCAGGAGTTCGATACCGACGTGCCTCGCACCGATCCCGACGACGCAGATACCGATACCGACGACGAGACCGACGACTGGGGACCCGGTCGCTGA
- a CDS encoding DUF1328 domain-containing protein, translated as MLELALLFFVIAIVAAALGATGVAGITMSIAKWLVLIFLVLAALSLLL; from the coding sequence ATGCTCGAACTTGCACTGCTGTTCTTCGTGATCGCGATCGTCGCGGCTGCACTTGGCGCGACCGGCGTCGCCGGTATCACCATGTCCATCGCGAAGTGGCTGGTGCTGATCTTCCTGGTGCTGGCTGCGCTATCGCTGCTACTGTGA
- a CDS encoding helix-turn-helix transcriptional regulator, with translation MGKWLQSGRRRDVCYLLAAAEDGQLRGQQLKSRLEAHYDDRIEPKSFYGSLSALVDAGFVEKRTDGIHDVYALTSAGERRLREHVQWIETCLCLEGDGRRDDAE, from the coding sequence ATGGGCAAGTGGCTCCAGAGTGGTCGCCGTCGGGACGTCTGTTACCTCCTCGCGGCCGCCGAGGACGGACAGCTTCGCGGCCAGCAACTCAAATCCAGACTCGAGGCACACTACGACGACCGAATCGAACCGAAGTCCTTCTACGGCTCGCTCTCGGCGCTGGTCGACGCGGGGTTCGTCGAGAAGCGGACCGACGGGATTCACGACGTGTACGCGTTGACCAGCGCCGGCGAGCGGCGTCTCCGGGAGCACGTCCAGTGGATCGAGACGTGTCTGTGTCTCGAGGGCGACGGTCGTCGTGACGACGCCGAGTGA
- a CDS encoding DUF7111 family protein, producing MTDQETAAGADEERDNRRVESDGIVATYTETATERVLTFEATADSVGHGTATLAQNRDGYAMVKVRSTVDGDELERYYGFDMALDHAADVLGVSPHDLPIPESAADMGM from the coding sequence ATGACCGATCAGGAAACGGCGGCAGGTGCCGACGAAGAGCGTGATAACCGTCGCGTCGAGTCTGATGGCATCGTGGCCACGTACACCGAGACGGCGACCGAACGCGTGCTCACGTTCGAGGCGACCGCCGATTCCGTCGGCCACGGGACGGCAACCCTCGCCCAGAACCGTGACGGATACGCGATGGTGAAAGTCCGGTCGACGGTCGACGGCGACGAACTGGAACGCTACTACGGCTTCGACATGGCTCTCGACCACGCCGCAGACGTGCTCGGCGTCTCTCCACACGATCTCCCGATCCCCGAATCGGCTGCCGACATGGGGATGTGA